From a region of the Phaseolus vulgaris cultivar G19833 chromosome 6, P. vulgaris v2.0, whole genome shotgun sequence genome:
- the LOC137833401 gene encoding uncharacterized protein: MAMDWFISLPDGHITSFAQLSQLFREQYLANRAPPPVSYDLFDVKQYQGETLKEYINRFGAQVVKVGTTEEPMIVYAFRKGVCPGPFFESIIHNCPRNFAEIRRRAVEHIASEGEVCEKRTSVTPTRPRAQTRAQPIRVNETTTGRKNQEGRRPYEARKPQPRGQAGGNRPARERARPTRYDFVVELKDLIAVPNIAERLRQPVKSDKVLGPRKDSWCEFHEAFGHHINNCLSLGYQLNELVKSGFLKDYLAKLATTVAPPEPAKDQAHEMPVHGEVHTISSGFSGGDPLHPNARNMRGE; encoded by the coding sequence atggccatggattggttcattagccttccagatggccatatcacctccttcgCGCAGCTGTCGCAGTTATTTAGGGAGCAATACCTAGCGAATAGGGCCCCACCGCCCGTTTCGTATGATCTGTTTGACGTAAAACAATATCAGGGTGAGACTTTGAAGGAGTACATCAACCGTTTCGGGGCTCAAGTAGTGAAGGTCGGTACTACGGAAgaacccatgatcgtgtacgcgttcAGGAAAGGCGTATGCCCTGGCCCCTTTTTCGAATCCATCATTCACAACTGCCCCAGAAACTTCGCTGAAATAAGGCGTCGCGCGGTGGAGCATATTGcctctgagggagaggtgtgtgagaagcgcacGAGTGTCACACCCACACGCCCGAGAGCGCAGACACGGGCTCAACCCAttagggtcaacgagaccacgacgggaaggaagaatcAGGAAGGGAGACGCCCTTACGAGGCGAGAAAACCCCAACCCAGGGGTCAAGCGGGAGGAAATCGTCCGGCCAGGGAAAGGGCCAGACCAACAAGGTACGACTTcgtggtggagttgaaggacctgatcgccgtacCTAATATAGCCGAAAGATTGAGGCAACCAgtgaagtctgacaaggtgctggggcctcgcaaggactcttggtgtgagtttcacgAAGCTTTCGGTCACCATATCAACAACTGCCTATCGCTGGGGTACCAGTTAAACGAGTTAGTAAAAAGCGGGTTCTTGAAGGATTATCTCGCTAAACTCGCCACGACCGTAGCCCCACCAGAACCAGCGAAGGATCAAGCGCATGAGATGCCGGTCCATGGCGAAGTTCACACCATTTCTAGTGGTTTTTCTGGGGGGGACCCACTGCATCCCAACGCAAGAAATATGCGAGGGGAGTAA
- the LOC137833400 gene encoding uncharacterized protein, giving the protein MVDIQQATVVPRPFETYTGCLYGIADNQVEVRGYLELRTTFTDGAASRTESIRYLVVNANSAYNILLGRPTLNRLRAVSSTRHMKMKLSDLSGRNKAKTSIAASSKAEASSSFKGFGFFKTLNTTWFNSVFMVFERPSSSDTAIEVEPSNEATPTESTLGEAAAVGATPKADARTEERHDDASPVEEASPREHYEATPPKEDSRDQPAANVVERQIGGKTFKLGRLLSQEEQDEVAEVISRHLDAFVWSASDMSGIDPDFLCHHLSMDATIRPVRQSRRKFNEERRLVVKEETQKLLSVGHIREIQYPKWLANVVLVKKANGKWRMCVDFTDLNKACPKDSYPLPSIDALVDSASGCEMLSFLDAFSGYNQIKMHPRDEGRNVQAYVDDMVVASRDRRQHTTDLEELFTTISKYRLKLNPEKCVFGVEAGKFLGFMLTERGN; this is encoded by the exons atggtcgacattcaacaagctacggTTGTCCCTCGACCTTTTGAGACCTACACCGGATGCTTGTATGGGATTGCcgacaaccaggtggaagtgcGTGGCTACTTGGAGTTGAGGACGACATTCACAGATGGAGCGGCCTCACGTACTGAAAGCATTCGGTACTTAGTTGTGAACGCCAATTCGgcttacaacatcttgttgggaagACCGACGTTGAATAGGCTGAGAGCAGTatcctccacgcgccacatgaagatgaagctgtcgGATCTCAGTGGCAGG AACAAAGCTAAAACCAGCatagcagcatcaagcaaagcagaggcttcatcatccttcaaaggatttggattcttcaaaacattgaacaccacttggttcaacagtgtGTTCATGGTATTTGAACGTCCATCGAGTTCAGACACAGCGATTGAAGTAGAACCCTCGAATGAGGCGACGCCTACGGAGTCAACGCTTGGCGAGGCCGCAGCCGTAGGGGCGACGCCTAAAGCAGACGCGCGCACAGAGGAGAGGCATGACGACGCTtcgcccgtagaagaggcgtcgcctagagaGCACTACGAGGCAACGCCCCCAAAAGAAGATAGTAGAGACCAACCGGCGGCCAATGTGGTGGAGAGACAGATCGGCGGCAAAACGTTCAAGCTGGGGCGTTTGTTGAGCCAAGAGGAACAGGACGAAGTGGCggaggtgatttcacgccacttaGATGCTTTTGTGTGGTCCGCCTCAGACATGTCGggcatcgaccctgactttTTATGCCACCAccttagcatggacgccacgattcgccctgtgcgacagagtaggagaaagtttaacgaagaaaGGCGCCTCGTGGTGAAGGAAGAGACACAAAAGTTGTTGAGTGTTGGACACATCcgggaaatccaataccccaagtggctggccaacgtcgttctGGTGAAGAAAGCaaacgggaagtggaggatgtgtgtggacttcacagacttgaacaaggcgtgccctaaggattcatatccactacccagcattgacgccctggtggatagtgcctcGGGTTGCGAGATGCTGAGCTTTTTGGACGCTTtttcggggtacaatcagatcaagatgcacccgagggACGAGG GGAGGAACGTACaagcctacgtggatgacatggtggtagCTTCGCGCGATAGGAGGCAACATACAACAgatctggaagagttgttcaccaccATCTCAAAGTAtcgcctcaagctgaaccctgagaagtgtgtttttggggttGAGGCGGGAAAGTTTTTAGGCTTCATGCTTACGGAGAGGGGGAATTGA